From Psychrobacillus sp. FSL K6-2836, a single genomic window includes:
- a CDS encoding replication-associated recombination protein A — MQNEPLAYRMRPQTIDELAGQQHVIGENTALYKMIKNGHVPSMLLYGDPGVGKTSLAFAIAGTTKLPFVALNATKAGKKDVEDVVADARISGKVILFLDEIHRFNKLQQDTLLPHVENGSIILIGATTENPYHDVNPAIRSRCGEIKQLKRLTTDDIDSLLTRALEDKIKGLGQMNIQITEQQRRLIADAANGDARKALTLLESTIFASFEENGVTIVEDSTLKSLVDRVGVFGDKKGSHFYNLLSALQKSVRGSDTDAALYYLAHLLENGDLVAVSRRLLVMSYEDIGLANPSVGPQVLAAIQSAERLGLPEARIPLANAVVLMCLSEKSNSAYSGLDAAIASIHQGKTGDIPSHLKDTHYAGAADLGHGGYIYPHDYKIGTFGGWVNQTYLPDNLVGSTFYKPIEAGEEKRLAAIYHRLEKFKTEKS, encoded by the coding sequence TTGCAAAATGAACCTTTAGCATATCGGATGAGACCTCAAACTATTGACGAACTAGCTGGCCAACAGCATGTTATCGGAGAAAATACCGCTTTATATAAAATGATAAAAAACGGACATGTACCCTCCATGCTTTTGTACGGTGACCCAGGAGTTGGCAAAACATCACTTGCTTTCGCCATCGCTGGTACGACAAAGCTACCCTTTGTTGCTTTGAATGCAACTAAAGCTGGGAAAAAAGATGTGGAAGATGTTGTTGCGGATGCGCGTATAAGTGGAAAAGTTATTTTATTTCTAGATGAAATTCATCGTTTCAACAAGCTACAACAGGATACATTGCTTCCTCATGTAGAAAATGGATCGATTATTTTAATCGGTGCAACAACAGAAAATCCCTATCATGATGTAAATCCCGCGATTAGATCGCGCTGTGGGGAGATTAAACAACTCAAAAGATTAACAACAGATGACATAGACTCATTATTAACTAGAGCGTTGGAAGATAAAATAAAAGGCCTTGGTCAAATGAACATTCAAATTACTGAGCAGCAGAGACGACTAATAGCAGATGCTGCAAATGGGGATGCTAGAAAAGCTTTAACGCTATTAGAATCTACTATCTTTGCAAGTTTTGAAGAAAATGGAGTAACCATTGTAGAAGATTCCACCTTAAAGAGCCTTGTAGATCGGGTTGGGGTTTTTGGGGATAAAAAAGGCTCTCATTTTTATAACTTGCTTTCAGCTTTACAGAAATCTGTCCGCGGTAGTGATACGGATGCCGCCCTATACTATTTGGCACACTTATTGGAAAACGGAGATTTAGTAGCTGTATCTAGGCGGCTACTTGTGATGAGTTATGAAGATATTGGACTTGCTAACCCATCTGTGGGACCCCAAGTGTTAGCAGCTATTCAATCTGCAGAGCGATTAGGATTACCAGAAGCAAGAATACCCTTAGCCAATGCAGTTGTATTAATGTGTTTGTCGGAGAAGTCTAATTCTGCATACTCCGGTTTAGATGCTGCAATTGCAAGTATCCATCAGGGAAAAACTGGAGATATCCCAAGTCATTTAAAGGACACTCATTATGCAGGAGCTGCTGATTTAGGTCATGGTGGCTATATTTATCCGCATGACTATAAAATCGGAACATTTGGAGGCTGGGTCAATCAAACCTACCTGCCAGATAACCTTGTAGGAAGTACCTTCTATAAACCAATCGAAGCAGGTGAAGAAAAAAGATTAGCTGCTATATATCATCGATTAGAGAAATTTAAAACAGAAAAATCATGA
- the mnmA gene encoding tRNA 2-thiouridine(34) synthase MnmA: MKKIEDTRVVVGMSGGVDSSVAAYLLKEQGYDVIGIFMKNWDDTDEFGMCTATEDYEDVIKVCNQIGIPYYAVNFEKQYWDKVFTYFLEEYKAGRTPNPDVMCNKEIKFKAFLEHALALGADYLATGHYAQVEVRDGQTRMLRGRDNNKDQTYFLNQLNQEQLEKVMFPIGHLEKKKVREIALEQGLATATKKDSTGICFIGERNFKEFLSQYLPAQQGTMETMDGKVMGQHDGLMYYTIGQRHGLGIGGSGDPWFVIGKDLDRNVLLVGQNINNDALFSTSLTATDLSFTTTIEKPQSFQATAKFRYRQEDVGVLVELIDTNRVRVIFDEPVRAITPGQAVVFYQGDECLGGATIDEVFKDGLKLDYVG, translated from the coding sequence ATGAAAAAAATAGAAGATACAAGAGTAGTAGTCGGAATGTCCGGAGGGGTAGACTCTTCTGTTGCCGCTTATCTACTGAAAGAGCAAGGCTATGATGTAATCGGCATTTTCATGAAAAACTGGGATGACACCGATGAGTTTGGTATGTGTACTGCAACAGAGGATTATGAAGATGTTATAAAAGTTTGCAATCAAATAGGTATTCCCTATTATGCGGTAAACTTTGAAAAACAATATTGGGATAAGGTTTTCACTTACTTTTTAGAAGAATATAAAGCAGGACGAACTCCTAACCCAGATGTTATGTGTAATAAAGAAATTAAATTTAAAGCCTTTTTAGAGCATGCATTAGCATTAGGAGCAGACTACTTAGCAACTGGTCACTATGCACAAGTAGAAGTTCGTGATGGACAAACTCGTATGCTGCGTGGAAGAGATAACAATAAAGATCAAACGTATTTTTTAAATCAATTAAACCAAGAGCAATTAGAAAAGGTAATGTTCCCAATTGGACATTTAGAAAAGAAAAAAGTGCGTGAAATTGCATTGGAACAAGGTCTTGCTACTGCTACGAAAAAGGATTCCACTGGTATTTGTTTCATTGGCGAAAGAAACTTCAAGGAATTTTTGAGTCAGTACCTTCCTGCGCAACAAGGTACTATGGAAACAATGGATGGAAAAGTAATGGGACAGCATGACGGATTGATGTATTATACAATTGGTCAACGCCATGGTCTTGGAATTGGTGGTTCAGGTGATCCCTGGTTCGTTATTGGGAAAGATTTGGACAGAAATGTACTTCTAGTTGGGCAAAATATTAATAATGATGCATTATTTTCGACTAGCCTAACTGCAACTGATTTATCCTTTACAACAACAATAGAAAAACCTCAATCTTTCCAAGCAACAGCGAAATTTCGCTATCGTCAAGAGGATGTAGGTGTACTTGTAGAGTTGATAGATACTAATCGAGTTAGAGTTATATTTGACGAGCCAGTACGTGCTATAACACCAGGACAGGCCGTAGTATTCTACCAAGGTGACGAATGCCTAGGTGGGGCTACAATCGATGAAGTATTTAAAGATGGCCTTAAACTGGATTATGTTGGATAA
- a CDS encoding LysE family transporter — translation MNSLSTYFLLGISLAAPIGPVKATLLNTGIKNGFFHAWFFGLGAIVTDIIYMLMVYFGVGQFIDSPHMRIFLWCFGFFVLMYTGIENLLTLNNISMDPKFRKIVRFRHSILAGLLMAFLNPLTILFWLGIYGSILVSGGGEVSGIETIIISIAILVGIGLVDFIMAFLSSSSRNLLSTPLLKVISFVSSLCMIGFGIYFGMQAFQALF, via the coding sequence ATGAATTCTTTAAGTACATATTTCTTGTTAGGTATATCTTTAGCAGCGCCTATTGGACCTGTTAAAGCAACACTCCTAAACACTGGAATAAAAAATGGATTTTTCCACGCATGGTTTTTTGGACTAGGAGCAATAGTAACAGACATAATTTATATGCTAATGGTTTACTTTGGAGTGGGTCAGTTTATCGATTCACCACATATGCGGATATTTTTATGGTGCTTTGGTTTTTTTGTGCTTATGTATACAGGAATTGAAAATTTGCTGACGTTAAATAATATTTCTATGGACCCAAAATTTCGAAAAATTGTTCGGTTCCGGCACTCTATCCTTGCTGGTTTGCTAATGGCTTTTTTAAATCCGTTAACCATTCTATTTTGGCTAGGTATTTACGGATCTATTTTAGTGAGTGGTGGTGGTGAAGTATCGGGTATTGAAACGATAATCATTAGCATAGCTATATTAGTTGGTATTGGACTTGTAGATTTTATAATGGCCTTCTTATCGAGTAGTTCACGAAATTTACTGTCCACGCCTCTTTTAAAAGTTATTTCTTTTGTTTCTTCTTTATGTATGATTGGTTTCGGAATCTATTTTGGCATGCAAGCTTTTCAAGCTCTGTTTTAG
- a CDS encoding MFS transporter, which produces MIKNNSQTDNVSIWCVISMASIPLVMTLGNSMLIPILPILEKKVGISSFQSSMIITSYSIAAIFLIPVAGYLSDRFGRKIVILPSLILALLGGVIAGFASWKIDDPFFWIIIGRILQGIGAAGAMPIVLPLVGDLYKDDDEKTSSCLGIIETSNTFGKVLSPILGSVLAAVLWFLPFFSISIFSLISIVMIFFFVKVPKEKDEPVKFKDFLSNTKKTFKKEGKWLLTVFLNGAFVMLILFAVLFFLSEMLEKTHDIKGIKKGFVLAIPLLMLCIASYITGRNIKGNISTMKKMTLICLIVMSISVVFIGFTKEKLILLLIITSVMGIAIGALLPVLDALITENIKKEERGTISSFYSSARFIGVAAGPPIMSLVMKNYLNISYIVAGVIGIFLFFLAMKLIKVEEIEGQNHKA; this is translated from the coding sequence ATGATAAAGAACAATAGTCAAACTGACAATGTAAGTATCTGGTGCGTTATAAGTATGGCCTCTATTCCACTCGTCATGACACTTGGTAATTCCATGCTAATCCCTATTTTACCTATATTAGAAAAAAAGGTAGGTATCAGCTCATTCCAGTCAAGTATGATTATTACGAGTTATTCAATTGCAGCTATTTTTCTTATACCTGTGGCGGGATACCTATCTGATCGTTTCGGAAGAAAGATCGTCATTTTGCCTAGCTTGATATTAGCACTACTCGGTGGTGTAATCGCCGGTTTTGCCTCTTGGAAAATAGACGATCCTTTTTTTTGGATTATTATTGGAAGAATTCTTCAAGGTATTGGAGCGGCTGGTGCTATGCCGATAGTATTGCCGCTTGTTGGTGATTTATATAAGGATGATGATGAAAAAACCAGTTCTTGTCTCGGAATTATCGAAACCTCCAATACCTTCGGAAAGGTTTTAAGTCCTATTCTTGGATCTGTTTTAGCAGCAGTATTATGGTTTTTACCTTTCTTTTCAATATCAATTTTTAGTCTAATTTCCATTGTTATGATATTTTTCTTTGTTAAAGTGCCAAAAGAAAAAGATGAACCAGTTAAATTTAAAGACTTTTTAAGCAATACAAAAAAGACCTTTAAAAAAGAAGGTAAATGGCTGTTAACCGTATTTTTAAATGGTGCCTTTGTTATGCTTATATTATTCGCCGTGTTGTTTTTCTTGTCCGAAATGCTTGAAAAAACACATGATATAAAAGGAATAAAAAAAGGGTTTGTATTAGCCATTCCGCTCCTTATGCTTTGTATTGCTTCTTATATAACTGGTCGAAATATAAAAGGAAATATTTCTACTATGAAAAAAATGACGCTGATTTGTCTAATAGTTATGTCTATCTCAGTTGTATTTATAGGATTTACAAAAGAAAAACTGATTCTTTTATTGATCATTACAAGTGTAATGGGAATCGCCATTGGTGCCTTGCTGCCAGTATTAGATGCACTTATTACAGAAAATATAAAAAAAGAAGAGCGCGGCACAATCTCTTCTTTTTATAGTTCTGCCAGATTCATCGGAGTTGCAGCTGGTCCACCAATCATGTCACTAGTTATGAAAAATTATCTTAATATTAGTTATATTGTTGCCGGTGTAATTGGAATTTTCCTCTTTTTCCTTGCGATGAAACTTATAAAAGTAGAGGAAATCGAGGGACAAAATCATAAAGCATAA
- a CDS encoding YqhV family protein, whose translation MLIIEKALLFIVILRLLSGSIELSAAMLMIKFNDLEKAFYINSLLALVGPVVLIVTTGIGLTGLSEKISLTRMVCLFAGILLILYSLKSN comes from the coding sequence ATATTGATTATTGAGAAGGCCTTATTATTTATCGTCATACTTAGATTACTTTCAGGAAGTATTGAGTTATCTGCAGCAATGCTTATGATTAAATTTAATGATTTAGAAAAAGCTTTTTATATTAACTCTTTACTAGCTTTAGTAGGTCCTGTTGTTTTAATAGTTACAACTGGCATAGGTTTAACTGGCTTATCTGAAAAAATATCTTTAACAAGAATGGTCTGTTTATTTGCAGGTATTTTACTTATTCTTTATAGTTTAAAATCAAATTGA
- the recD2 gene encoding SF1B family DNA helicase RecD2 yields the protein MTNEINNEKQFITGRPIVSIFHNPQNLFSIIKVKIKSTNTTYTDKEVIVSGYFPPLVLEEPYKFIGYIKNHPKYGVQFQVETFQKEVPATEQGIIHYLSSDMFTGIGRKTAEQIVKKLGPNAINKILDDPEALDVVPRLSEEKKQTLRAVLEQNLGLEKVMIQLNEWGFGPQVAMKIYQAYREETITILTKNPFRLIEEVEGVGFVRADELGYKLGIQGNHPDRIKAAIYHLLQTASLGEGHVFLYAEQLLESVKKLLENAQREEIPYEAISKCCIELAEESRIVGEVNRFYIPSLYFSEVGIGSKIETLLAENDTHHQFPLAEMKKHLGGIEERLGVQYAPTQINAIETALNASMTLLTGGPGTGKTTVVRGIVELYAELHGLSLDPKEWLKDKKPFPIVLAAPTGRAAKRLSESTELPAMTIHRLLGFTGQEDSDVVGKEIEGKLIIIDETSMLDTWLGHQLLKAIPKDAQVIFVGDQDQLPPVGPGQVLKDLLASKRIPTVELKDIYRQAEGSSIIELAHEMKQGLVPASLLDKTKDRSFIKATTDQIPKVVEQVLKSALSKGHSIREMQVLAPMYRGPAGIDALNKMIQEMVNPNTDGKRKEMLFGETIYRIGDKVLQLVNQPESHVFNGDMGEVISIFRAAETVEKKEMLIVSFDGNEVTYEKNDLNQLTLAYCCSVHKSQGSEFQTVIMPITRSYMKMLRRNLLYTGITRAKNFLILCGDPEVFKFGVQRTDDLQRLTTLKDRLSNVDESEQEDKEIIKELASDETQTDLTYLTAENYHKIDPLFGMNGVTPYQFMDTDN from the coding sequence ATGACCAACGAAATAAATAATGAGAAACAATTTATTACAGGTCGTCCTATCGTCTCGATTTTTCATAATCCTCAAAACTTATTTTCTATCATAAAAGTAAAAATCAAATCCACAAACACTACATACACCGACAAAGAAGTAATAGTATCGGGTTATTTCCCCCCATTAGTACTGGAAGAACCATATAAATTCATTGGTTATATTAAAAATCATCCAAAATATGGTGTTCAATTCCAAGTGGAAACGTTTCAAAAAGAAGTACCTGCGACGGAGCAAGGAATCATTCATTATCTATCGAGTGATATGTTCACTGGTATAGGTCGCAAAACAGCAGAACAAATTGTTAAAAAACTCGGACCAAACGCCATTAACAAAATATTAGATGACCCAGAAGCACTAGATGTAGTGCCACGTCTTTCTGAAGAGAAAAAACAAACACTACGAGCAGTATTAGAACAAAATTTAGGCTTGGAAAAAGTGATGATTCAACTCAACGAATGGGGATTTGGACCTCAAGTAGCTATGAAAATCTATCAAGCATATAGAGAAGAAACAATCACCATCCTTACTAAAAATCCATTTCGTCTAATTGAAGAGGTTGAGGGTGTAGGTTTTGTTCGAGCTGACGAGCTTGGCTATAAATTAGGTATTCAAGGTAACCACCCAGATCGTATTAAGGCAGCAATCTATCACCTGCTTCAAACTGCTTCTTTAGGTGAAGGTCATGTATTTTTATACGCAGAGCAATTATTAGAATCAGTTAAAAAGTTATTAGAAAATGCGCAGCGTGAAGAAATTCCGTATGAGGCAATTAGTAAATGCTGCATTGAACTCGCTGAAGAAAGTCGGATAGTAGGAGAAGTGAATCGTTTTTATATTCCTTCTTTATATTTTTCCGAAGTTGGAATTGGTTCAAAAATTGAAACGCTTCTAGCTGAAAATGATACGCATCATCAATTTCCCTTAGCAGAGATGAAAAAGCATCTTGGGGGTATTGAAGAACGTTTAGGGGTGCAATATGCCCCGACTCAGATTAATGCGATTGAGACAGCGCTAAATGCAAGTATGACCTTACTAACGGGAGGTCCTGGTACGGGTAAAACAACAGTTGTCCGAGGGATTGTTGAACTATATGCAGAGCTACATGGCCTTTCATTGGATCCGAAGGAATGGTTAAAGGACAAAAAACCTTTTCCGATAGTTTTAGCTGCTCCAACTGGTAGAGCGGCCAAGCGCCTAAGCGAATCAACAGAACTTCCGGCTATGACTATCCATAGATTATTAGGCTTTACTGGCCAAGAGGATTCTGATGTAGTAGGTAAAGAAATAGAAGGAAAACTAATTATCATTGATGAAACATCTATGTTAGATACTTGGTTAGGACATCAATTACTAAAGGCTATTCCAAAAGACGCCCAAGTTATTTTTGTTGGAGACCAAGATCAACTTCCGCCGGTAGGACCAGGGCAGGTATTAAAGGATTTGCTTGCTTCTAAACGAATTCCTACAGTTGAACTTAAAGATATTTACCGACAAGCAGAAGGATCCTCAATTATAGAACTGGCACATGAAATGAAGCAAGGACTGGTTCCGGCATCTCTATTAGACAAGACAAAGGATCGTTCATTCATAAAAGCTACTACCGATCAGATCCCGAAAGTGGTGGAGCAAGTATTAAAAAGTGCATTATCCAAAGGACATTCCATTCGGGAAATGCAAGTATTAGCACCTATGTATAGAGGTCCAGCAGGTATTGACGCACTTAACAAAATGATCCAGGAAATGGTCAACCCAAATACTGACGGAAAGCGAAAAGAAATGCTATTTGGTGAAACTATCTATCGTATTGGAGACAAAGTACTTCAACTAGTAAATCAACCAGAGAGTCATGTATTTAATGGAGATATGGGGGAAGTTATTAGTATTTTCAGAGCTGCAGAAACAGTTGAGAAAAAAGAAATGCTAATTGTTTCATTTGATGGCAATGAAGTAACCTACGAAAAAAATGATTTGAATCAGCTAACACTTGCTTATTGCTGTTCAGTCCATAAATCACAGGGTAGTGAATTTCAAACGGTTATTATGCCTATAACGAGAAGTTATATGAAAATGCTAAGACGAAATTTACTATATACAGGAATAACTCGTGCTAAAAACTTTCTCATCTTATGTGGAGATCCTGAAGTATTTAAGTTTGGAGTTCAAAGAACTGATGATCTTCAGCGATTAACTACGTTAAAAGATCGTTTATCTAATGTAGACGAATCTGAGCAAGAAGATAAAGAAATAATAAAAGAATTAGCATCAGATGAGACTCAAACTGACTTAACTTACTTAACTGCTGAAAATTATCATAAGATCGACCCCCTTTTTGGCATGAATGGTGTCACACCGTATCAATTTATGGATACAGACAATTGA
- a CDS encoding cysteine desulfurase family protein, whose translation MTRIYLDHAATTPMAKEVIQVYTAEMKEEFGNPSSIHQTGRKARKKVDEARTILAQSIGAHETEITITSGGTEADNYAIFGTAYARKNEGKHIITTQVEHHAVLHACEQLEKEGFEVTYLPVDKNGLISINDLKNSLRKDTILVSIMFANNEVGVVQPIEEIGELLKDHPAYFHTDAVQAYGSLSINVQPAYIDLLSVSSHKINGPKGIGFLYQRKGILLKPIFYGGQQERKKRAGTENVPAIVAFAKAVQLKQVAITDGILAYSQLKKVFLTELERLGVPFKINGSHESVLPHVLNISIPNTDVETFLVQLDLAGIDASSGSACTAGSIDPSHVLVAMYGENTPELRNSVRFSFGLNNTEEQVMEAAKKISNILL comes from the coding sequence ATGACTAGAATATATTTGGATCATGCAGCCACAACACCGATGGCCAAAGAAGTAATCCAAGTCTACACGGCTGAGATGAAGGAAGAGTTCGGAAATCCATCTAGCATTCATCAAACTGGAAGAAAAGCAAGAAAAAAAGTGGATGAAGCTAGAACAATTTTAGCTCAAAGTATTGGAGCACATGAAACGGAAATTACAATTACTAGCGGAGGTACGGAAGCAGATAATTACGCTATTTTTGGAACTGCTTACGCAAGAAAGAACGAAGGTAAGCATATTATCACAACGCAAGTTGAACATCATGCCGTACTTCACGCATGTGAGCAGCTTGAAAAAGAAGGTTTTGAGGTAACTTATTTACCAGTTGATAAAAATGGTTTAATCAGTATCAATGACTTGAAAAATTCTCTGAGAAAAGATACTATTTTAGTTTCCATTATGTTTGCAAATAATGAGGTGGGGGTTGTTCAACCTATCGAGGAAATTGGAGAGTTACTGAAGGATCATCCAGCCTATTTCCATACAGATGCTGTACAAGCATATGGAAGTTTATCAATAAATGTTCAACCAGCCTACATTGATTTACTAAGTGTTTCCAGTCATAAGATAAACGGGCCTAAAGGGATAGGTTTTTTATATCAACGAAAAGGTATTTTACTAAAGCCTATTTTTTACGGAGGACAGCAAGAGCGGAAAAAACGAGCAGGTACGGAAAATGTACCGGCTATTGTTGCATTTGCAAAGGCAGTTCAATTGAAACAAGTAGCAATTACTGATGGCATTCTAGCTTATAGTCAGTTAAAGAAAGTTTTCCTAACCGAATTGGAGAGATTAGGCGTTCCTTTTAAAATTAATGGATCTCATGAATCAGTTCTTCCACATGTATTAAACATTAGTATCCCCAATACAGATGTGGAGACTTTTTTAGTGCAATTAGATTTAGCTGGTATTGACGCTTCTAGCGGATCTGCTTGTACCGCCGGTTCGATTGATCCATCTCATGTTCTAGTAGCGATGTATGGTGAAAACACACCAGAGCTGCGCAATTCGGTTCGTTTTAGCTTTGGCTTGAACAATACGGAAGAGCAAGTGATGGAAGCAGCAAAAAAAATAAGCAATATACTACTATAG
- a CDS encoding tetratricopeptide repeat protein: MNYNELGIQAIQEENYEKAVEFFTKAIEENPDEAIGYINFGNLLSSMNEDERAEKFFQKAITLDEGAATAYYSLANLYYNAERFEEAAKLYEKAIANGIEGPDAYYMLGKSLEKEGLTKLSLPYFQRAYELAPEDAQVKLSYGIALASLEMFDQAEPIFKEIIETDAENADAHYNLGVLYAVSTSNTEAALTHLKEAFTLQPNYDQARYVHDMISLRN, from the coding sequence ATGAATTATAACGAATTAGGAATTCAAGCTATACAAGAAGAAAATTACGAAAAAGCGGTTGAGTTTTTTACGAAAGCTATTGAAGAAAATCCGGATGAGGCAATAGGTTATATCAATTTTGGAAATCTTTTATCCTCGATGAATGAAGATGAACGAGCGGAGAAATTCTTTCAAAAAGCGATCACATTAGATGAGGGTGCAGCTACGGCCTATTATAGTCTTGCAAACTTATACTATAATGCGGAGCGATTTGAGGAAGCTGCTAAGTTATATGAAAAAGCAATTGCAAATGGTATTGAAGGACCGGACGCTTACTATATGCTTGGGAAGAGTCTTGAAAAAGAAGGTTTAACAAAGCTTTCACTACCGTACTTTCAAAGAGCATATGAACTAGCTCCTGAGGATGCTCAAGTGAAATTATCTTATGGAATCGCCCTTGCCAGCTTAGAAATGTTCGATCAAGCTGAGCCTATTTTCAAAGAGATAATTGAGACAGATGCTGAAAATGCAGATGCTCACTATAATTTAGGTGTTTTATATGCTGTTTCTACATCTAACACGGAAGCTGCATTAACCCATTTAAAAGAAGCTTTTACACTTCAACCCAATTATGATCAGGCGCGCTATGTGCACGACATGATTTCCCTACGAAATTAA
- the cymR gene encoding cysteine metabolism transcriptional regulator CymR, whose protein sequence is MKFSTKGRYGLTIMVALGKQCGEGPIALRQIAAEYNLSEAYLEQIVSPLRNAGLVKSVRGAYGGYMLSRTPSEITAGDVIRVLEGPIQIVEGIEEEAPPQRELWMRIRDAVKNVLDTTTIEDLAKYTEEDPESAGYMFYI, encoded by the coding sequence TTGAAATTTTCAACAAAGGGAAGATACGGTTTAACGATAATGGTCGCTCTAGGCAAGCAATGCGGAGAAGGTCCAATTGCCCTTCGACAAATAGCTGCAGAATATAATTTGTCTGAAGCGTATTTAGAGCAGATTGTCTCTCCTCTTAGAAATGCAGGACTTGTGAAGAGTGTCAGAGGAGCGTACGGAGGATATATGCTTTCAAGAACTCCAAGCGAAATAACTGCTGGAGATGTTATTCGAGTTTTGGAGGGTCCTATTCAAATCGTAGAGGGAATTGAAGAGGAAGCTCCGCCACAACGTGAATTGTGGATGCGTATACGAGATGCGGTAAAAAATGTACTAGACACAACTACGATCGAAGACCTTGCAAAATATACTGAAGAAGATCCAGAGAGTGCTGGATATATGTTTTATATATAA
- a CDS encoding tRNA threonylcarbamoyladenosine dehydratase yields MLHQFSRNELAIGTEGIDLLKGTTVAILGVGGVGSFAAEACARSGVGRIILVDKDNVDITNINRQLVAYISTIGRSKSEVMKERIADINPECEVIDMHMFYTEETYEQFFAMNIDYVIDASDTIIYKIHLMKECLKRNIKIISSMGAANKTDPTRFKIVDISKTHTDPIAKVIRTKLRKEDRITKGIPVVFSDESPIVVREDVVETVGKPEAAIRKAKMPPSSNAFVPSTVGLICASWVINDISKDIHINRVQ; encoded by the coding sequence ATGTTGCATCAATTTTCTAGAAATGAACTTGCAATAGGTACAGAGGGAATAGATTTATTGAAAGGTACTACTGTTGCTATATTAGGTGTCGGTGGCGTTGGATCTTTCGCAGCTGAAGCTTGTGCACGAAGTGGTGTAGGACGTATTATATTAGTAGATAAAGATAATGTAGATATTACTAATATTAACCGTCAATTAGTAGCTTACATATCAACGATTGGGCGTTCAAAATCAGAAGTGATGAAGGAACGGATTGCTGACATTAATCCTGAATGTGAAGTAATAGATATGCATATGTTTTATACGGAAGAAACATATGAGCAATTTTTTGCGATGAATATTGATTATGTTATTGATGCATCTGATACGATCATTTACAAAATCCACTTAATGAAAGAATGCTTGAAACGAAATATTAAAATTATTTCAAGTATGGGTGCTGCAAATAAAACAGATCCAACTCGCTTTAAGATTGTAGATATTTCTAAAACGCATACAGATCCAATTGCAAAAGTAATACGCACAAAGCTACGCAAAGAAGACCGCATTACAAAAGGAATTCCAGTTGTATTTTCAGATGAGAGTCCTATTGTAGTTAGAGAAGATGTAGTTGAAACGGTAGGTAAACCAGAAGCAGCTATTAGAAAAGCTAAAATGCCACCTTCTTCAAATGCATTTGTTCCATCAACAGTCGGATTAATATGTGCTAGCTGGGTGATAAACGACATTTCAAAAGACATTCATATTAATCGAGTACAGTAA